A part of Jiangella alba genomic DNA contains:
- the nuoE gene encoding NADH-quinone oxidoreductase subunit NuoE produces MTDVNDTPATAGPLDDTVRAEMAEIIARYPEPRSALLPMLHLVQAHQGYVTPEGIELCAEVLDITEAEVAAVATFYTMYKRRPVGEYHVGVCTNTLCAVMGGDAIWDDLSEYLGVGHDETTDDGRVSLERVECNAACDYAPVMMVNWEFMDNQTPQSARELVDRLRAGEEVRSTRGPRICSWKQAERVLAGFPDDLATDGVAAGPASVVGLELAHENGWTAPEGGQRELGGSSK; encoded by the coding sequence ATGACCGACGTGAACGACACACCGGCCACGGCCGGCCCGCTCGACGACACCGTCCGGGCGGAGATGGCCGAGATCATCGCGCGTTACCCGGAGCCGCGCTCGGCGCTGCTGCCGATGCTGCACCTCGTGCAGGCGCACCAGGGGTACGTCACCCCCGAGGGCATCGAGCTGTGCGCCGAGGTGCTCGACATCACCGAGGCCGAGGTGGCCGCGGTCGCCACGTTCTACACCATGTACAAGCGCCGCCCGGTCGGCGAGTACCACGTCGGCGTCTGCACGAACACGCTGTGCGCGGTCATGGGCGGCGACGCGATCTGGGACGACCTCTCCGAGTACCTCGGCGTCGGGCACGACGAGACCACCGATGACGGCAGGGTCTCGCTCGAGCGGGTCGAGTGCAACGCGGCCTGCGACTACGCGCCGGTGATGATGGTCAACTGGGAGTTCATGGACAACCAGACGCCGCAGTCCGCGCGCGAGCTGGTCGACCGGCTGCGGGCCGGCGAGGAGGTCCGCTCCACCCGCGGCCCGCGCATCTGCAGCTGGAAGCAGGCCGAGCGGGTGCTGGCCGGGTTCCCCGACGACCTCGCCACCGACGGCGTCGCCGCCGGCCCGGCCTCGGTCGTGGGGCTGGAACTGGCGCACGAGAACGGCTGGACGGCGCCCGAGGGCGGCCAGCGTGAGCTGGGAGGTAGCAGCAAGTGA
- a CDS encoding NADH-quinone oxidoreductase subunit D produces MSQQDVTFTPAGDTDDPYAGVRETTEGPVYTVTGEDWADVVGAVAAGEERIVVNMGPQHPSTHGVLRLILELDGETVTEARCGIGYLHTGIEKNMEYRTWTQGVTFVTRMDYLSPFYNEAAYVLGVEKLLGITDDIPDRANVIRVMMMELNRISSHLVCLATGGMEMGALTVMTAGFRERERTLDLFELITGLRMNSAYIRPGGVAQDLPPGAVESVREYLRWMWSHIGDYEALCNENPIFKGRTVGVGYLDLAGCMALGITGPVLRSTGLPWDLRKSQPYCGYETYDFEVATWDTSDSYGRFRIRVEEMKQSLKIVEQCLDRLEPGPVMIGDKKIAWPAQLAIGSDGMGNSLDHIRHIMGESMEALIHHFKLVTEGFRVPAGEVYMPIESPRGELGAHVVSDGGTRPWRVHFRDPSFNNLQAVPAMCEGSMVADVIVSVASIDPVMGGCDR; encoded by the coding sequence ATGAGCCAGCAGGACGTCACCTTCACACCGGCCGGCGACACCGACGACCCGTACGCGGGCGTCCGCGAGACCACCGAGGGCCCGGTCTACACCGTCACCGGCGAGGACTGGGCCGACGTGGTGGGCGCGGTCGCCGCGGGCGAAGAGCGCATCGTCGTCAACATGGGCCCGCAGCACCCGTCGACGCACGGTGTGCTCCGGCTCATCCTCGAGCTGGACGGCGAGACCGTCACCGAGGCCCGCTGCGGCATCGGCTACCTGCACACCGGCATCGAGAAGAACATGGAGTACCGGACGTGGACCCAGGGGGTCACGTTCGTGACCCGCATGGACTACCTGTCCCCGTTCTACAACGAGGCCGCGTACGTGCTGGGCGTCGAGAAGCTGCTCGGCATCACCGACGACATCCCCGACCGCGCCAACGTCATCCGCGTCATGATGATGGAGCTCAACCGCATCTCGTCGCACCTGGTCTGTCTCGCGACCGGCGGCATGGAGATGGGCGCGCTCACCGTCATGACGGCGGGGTTCCGCGAGCGTGAGCGCACTCTGGACCTGTTCGAACTGATCACCGGCCTGCGGATGAACAGCGCGTACATCCGCCCCGGCGGCGTCGCGCAGGACCTCCCGCCCGGCGCGGTCGAGAGCGTCCGCGAGTACCTGCGCTGGATGTGGAGCCACATCGGCGACTACGAGGCGCTCTGCAACGAGAACCCGATCTTCAAGGGCCGCACCGTCGGCGTCGGGTACCTCGACCTCGCCGGCTGCATGGCGCTGGGCATCACCGGCCCGGTGCTGCGCTCCACCGGCCTGCCCTGGGACCTGCGCAAGTCGCAGCCGTACTGCGGCTACGAGACGTACGACTTCGAGGTGGCCACCTGGGACACCTCCGACTCCTACGGGCGCTTCCGCATCCGCGTCGAGGAGATGAAGCAGTCGCTGAAGATCGTCGAGCAGTGCCTGGACCGGCTGGAGCCGGGCCCGGTCATGATCGGCGACAAGAAGATCGCGTGGCCGGCGCAGCTGGCCATCGGCAGCGACGGCATGGGCAACTCCCTCGACCACATCCGGCACATCATGGGTGAGTCGATGGAGGCGCTGATTCACCACTTCAAGCTGGTCACCGAGGGCTTCCGGGTCCCGGCCGGCGAGGTGTACATGCCGATCGAGAGCCCGCGCGGCGAGCTCGGCGCGCACGTGGTGTCCGACGGCGGCACGCGGCCGTGGCGCGTGCATTTCCGCGACCCGTCCTTCAACAACCTGCAGGCCGTACCGGCGATGTGCGAGGGTTCCATGGTGGCCGACGTCATCGTGTCCGTCGCGAGCATCGACCCGGTGATGGGTGGATGTGACCGATGA
- a CDS encoding NADH-quinone oxidoreductase subunit C encodes MTSGTQHPDDVAEAAQTRSESSPAEDQKAAEAPAEDEAAAEEPEDESLPAEPEGPALPPEHPSRRGMFGAYGGSGDTSGYGRLVVRDSNPVRGDSTPRPWPEELEALGDDVTAALAEAGSTDADVFEKVVADRGQITFFVKREKLADVARTFRDDPLLRFEMCMGVNGVHYPEETGRELHVHIQLLSITHNRRVNLEVTCPETDPHVPSIVHTYPSANWHERETYDFFGILFDGHPALTRIQMPDDWPGHPQRKDYPLGGIPVEYKGATIAPPDERRAYN; translated from the coding sequence ATGACCAGCGGAACGCAGCACCCCGACGACGTCGCGGAGGCCGCGCAGACCCGCTCCGAGTCCAGCCCGGCCGAGGACCAGAAGGCGGCCGAGGCGCCGGCCGAGGACGAGGCCGCCGCCGAGGAGCCCGAGGACGAGTCGCTCCCGGCCGAGCCGGAGGGCCCGGCGCTGCCGCCGGAGCACCCGTCCCGGCGCGGCATGTTCGGCGCCTACGGCGGCAGCGGCGACACCTCCGGCTACGGCCGGCTGGTGGTCCGCGACTCCAACCCGGTGCGCGGCGACTCGACCCCGCGGCCCTGGCCAGAGGAACTGGAGGCGCTCGGCGACGACGTCACCGCCGCCCTGGCCGAGGCCGGCAGCACCGACGCCGACGTGTTCGAGAAGGTGGTGGCCGACCGCGGCCAGATCACCTTCTTCGTCAAGCGCGAGAAGCTGGCCGACGTCGCCCGGACGTTCCGCGACGACCCCCTGCTCCGGTTCGAGATGTGCATGGGCGTCAACGGCGTGCACTACCCGGAGGAGACCGGCCGCGAGCTGCACGTCCACATCCAGCTGCTCTCGATCACGCACAACCGCCGGGTCAACCTCGAGGTCACCTGCCCCGAGACCGACCCGCACGTCCCGTCGATCGTCCACACGTACCCGTCGGCCAACTGGCACGAGCGCGAGACGTACGACTTCTTCGGGATCCTCTTCGACGGCCACCCGGCGCTGACCCGCATCCAGATGCCGGACGACTGGCCGGGGCACCCGCAGCGCAAGGACTACCCGCTGGGAGGCATCCCCGTGGAGTACAAGGGCGCGACCATCGCGCCGCCGGACGAGCGGAGGGCGTACAACTGA
- a CDS encoding NuoB/complex I 20 kDa subunit family protein: MGVEEKLPSGVLLATMENLLGYLRKGSVWPATFGLACCAIEMMAFGGPRHDSARFGMEVFRASPRQADLMIVAGRVSQKMAPVLRQIYDQMANPKWVLSMGVCASSGGMFNNYAIVQGVDHVVPVDVYLPGCPPRPEMLIDAILKLHDQIQHTKLGAHKVAADADAEQLALRAEATHEMKGLLR, translated from the coding sequence ATGGGTGTTGAAGAGAAGCTGCCGTCCGGTGTCCTGCTGGCCACCATGGAGAACCTGCTCGGGTACCTGCGCAAGGGCTCGGTCTGGCCGGCGACGTTCGGCCTGGCCTGCTGCGCCATCGAGATGATGGCGTTCGGCGGCCCCCGGCACGACTCCGCGCGCTTCGGCATGGAGGTGTTCCGCGCCTCGCCGCGGCAGGCCGACCTGATGATCGTCGCGGGCCGGGTGAGCCAGAAGATGGCGCCGGTGCTGCGGCAGATCTACGACCAGATGGCCAACCCGAAGTGGGTGCTGTCGATGGGCGTCTGCGCCTCGTCCGGCGGCATGTTCAACAACTACGCCATCGTCCAGGGCGTCGACCACGTCGTGCCCGTCGACGTCTACCTGCCGGGCTGCCCGCCGCGGCCGGAGATGCTGATCGACGCCATCCTCAAGCTGCACGACCAGATCCAGCACACCAAGCTGGGCGCGCACAAGGTCGCGGCCGACGCCGACGCCGAGCAGCTGGCGCTGCGGGCCGAGGCCACGCACGAGATGAAGGGCCTGCTCCGGTGA